In Oceanispirochaeta sp. M1, a single genomic region encodes these proteins:
- a CDS encoding dienelactone hydrolase family protein has protein sequence MKKHILLIHEIYGKTKNLLELKALLEKSGFSVSLPSLYTDNYSGFDEAYSYEN, from the coding sequence GTGAAAAAACATATATTATTAATTCATGAAATATATGGGAAAACAAAGAATCTGTTAGAATTAAAAGCTCTTCTGGAAAAATCAGGCTTTTCAGTTTCTTTACCTTCTCTTTATACAGATAATTACAGCGGATTCGATGAAGCATATTCATATGAGAACTAA